The Flavobacterium sp. 20NA77.7 genome includes the window AAATTATTTACATCCAAAAGCATTATTTAGCACTTTGGAAGCAAATGAAAAGGACTATTTGGTTTCAAAACTTTCAATTGAAGACAATGCGTACCTGACAAAAATTGCTTTAGAATCAAAATATAAACATATAGATAAAACTGTATTATTAGGATTAGCCGTTGCCCGAAAAGCAATTTCACAAATAGAAATAGGAATGCCAGACCTTGGCGTAAATTTTAGTTCTTCACGGGGCGCTACATCTTTATTTGAACAGTATTTTGAAGAATTTTATACGACTAAAAAAGTAACTACTTATACTTCACCTGCTACTACATTAGGAAATATTTCAAGTTGGATTGCGCATGATTTACAAACTCGAGGCCCAGAATTATCACATTCTATTACGTGCTCTTCAGGTTTACATAGTATTTTAAATGCTATTGCGTGGTTGCAAGCAGGTTTAGTTCATTCTTTTTTGGTAGGTGCCAGTGAAGCACCACTAACTCCGTTTACGTTAGCTCAGTTAGAAGCTTTAAAAGTTTATACACAGGAAAAAAATGATTTGCCTTGTAGAGCATTAGATTTTGAAAAGACTAAGAATTCGATGGTTTTAGGCGAAGGAGCTGTAGCTATTGTATTGTCTCTAAAAGATTCAACTTATTTAGCAAAAATAGTGGGTATGGGCTATGCTACTGAAGTATTGTCTAGTGCTACATCAATTTCTTCTGAAGCCGAATGTTTTCAAAAGTCTATGAAAATGGCTATTGGCAATTTACCACTTGAATCTATTGATGCGATTATCATGCATGCGCCTGGAACTATTTTAGGAGATCAATCTGAGAGAGAAGCGATAGTAAAAGTATTTGGACAACAACAACCCTTACTTACGTCAAATAAATGGAAAGTTGGGCACACTTTTGCCACTTCTGGGTTATTAAGTATAGAATTAGCAATTTTAATGCTTGAAAAGCAACAATTTATTTCTTCTCCTTTTTATCCACAGCAAATAAGTAAACCCTTGAAAAGAATTTTAGTAAATGCGGTTGGTTTTGGAGGGAATGCAGTAAGTATTTTGATAGAAAAATAAAAGCCTCAATTTCTTGAGGCTAATCTTTATACTAAATTCAGAACGTAATCTGGGAATAAGCCAATAAGCACAAGTAAAACTGTAGCTACTATACCCACGATATAATATTCAGAATGGTTTGCTAATTCATTATCTTCTGACTCTTCTTTCATATACATAGCAATAATTACTTTGAAATAATAAAAAACAGCTATCATAGAGTTAATAATGGCAAATATAGCTAAGGCTAAATACCCATCTTGAATAATTTGTCCAAGAATAAATAATTTGCCAAAAAATCCCGCTAAAATTGGTATTCCAGCCATTGACAACGTAGCAATTGTCATAATAAAGGCCATTAAAGGCGATCTTTTTGCTAAGCCGTTAAAATTTTCAATTTTACAATTGTCTTCTTTTTTAGTAACAAATAAAACTACTGAAAATGCGGCTAACCCAGCAATTGCATACGACAGGGTATAAAACAGTAAATTGTTTTGTGCATGCTCAATGTTTAAAAGTGTCATAAGCATAAATCCAGTGTGAGAAATACCAGAATAAGCTAAAATTCGTTTTAATTTTTTTTGGCGTAATGCCATTACATTACCGAAAAACATGGTTGCAATGGTAACTACCACAATTACTTCTTTGTACTCATCGTACATATAGGTGTTTAATATTCCTACTAATTTAAAGAATGAGGCCATAGCTGTTACCTTTGCTAAGGTGCTCATTAAAGCTGTTACTTGTGTAGGTGAGCCTTCATATACATCGGGAGCCCAAAAATGCATTGGGGTAGCAGCGACTTTAAATAACATGCCTATAGTTAATAAGATGACACCGATATAGAACCAATATTCCGTAGTAGCTGATATAGATGCCTCACGCAATGTTGGCACATCAAACGCACCCGTAGCGCCATACAACATGGCAATACCAAACAATAAAATACCTGAAGCAAATGATCCCATTAAGAAATATTTCATTCCAGCTTCATTACTTTTTATGTTTAAGCGATCACTTCCTGCTAACACATAAAGACCAATGGACAAGACTTCAATTCCTAAAAAGAACATGGAAATGTTATTAAAACTTACCATCGCTACAGCCCCTGAAAGCATAAATACTTTAATAGAGATAAAGTCTGATACTTTTGAACTTTTAGCGTAGCTAGGTGCACTTAAAAGAACTAAAAGCGCAGTTAGTAATATAAATAAACTTGAAAACACATTAGCATATGAATCCATTACTATCATAGATTCATAACCTTGTATTTGGGGTAAGTTATGGGTAATAGTTAAACCAAACAACGCCATAAGCGAGACAATGGTTATAGGAATAATAACTTTTCTTAAGTTAATTATTTCTAATAATAAACAAAGTATCCCGATTCCTACTATAGCTATTAATGTACTCATTTCTAGTGATTCTTAGTTAATTTGGTTTAATATATTTAGTAAACTTGGTTTAATTAAATCAATTATGGGCTGTGGAAATAGACCAAAGAAAATGGTAGTACCAACAATAATTAATAAAACTAAACTTTCTGAAAAAGTAATTTCTTTAAATGCTTTTGTGCTTTCGCCCAGCATACTTTTTTGGAACATGCGCAACATATAAAAAGCACCTAAAATGATAGTAGTACCCGCTACAACTGCATACCAAACGTTTACTTTAAATAAACTATAAAGTAAATTAAATTCTCCAATAAAGTTAAAGGTTGTAGGCAAGGCAACAGAGGCTAATACTACAATCAAGAATAATGAAGCAAATTTGGTTGCTTGAGTTCGAATGCCTCCCATTTCATTTATGGAATAAGTTTGATATCTATTATAAATAATTTCAATACAATAAAATAAGGCTACAATAATTAATCCATGCGAAAGCATTTGTAACACTGCCCCTTGGAACCCTTCATAGGTTAAAGAATATAATCCTGCAGCAATTAATCCTACGTGAGAAAGTGATGAATAAGCTAAGAATTTCTTGCTGTTTTTTTGTTTTAGTGTTAGGATAGCGCCATAAATTATGCCAGCAATACATATAGAAACAATAATAGGTACGTGTGCCTTTGCAGCACCATCAGACAATGGTAATTGCCATCTTAATATACTATATAATCCCATTTTAAGCATAATACCAGACAATAGCATGGTGCCAATTGCTGGCGCTTTACTATACGTATTTGCTTGCCATGTATGGAAAGGTATTATAGGAATTTTAATCGCATAAGCCAAAAAGAAAGCTAAGAAAATATATGTTTTTTCAGTACCTGTTAGCGATAAGGCATATAATTTATCAATGGCAAAACTTGCACATTTACTATACATGTAGATAAATGCTATTAACATAAATAATGAACCAGCAAAAGTATAGATGAAAAATTTTAAGATTGCTTTTCTGCGTTCTTCAATTTCACCATTACCCCATCGTAAGGCAATAAAATAAATTGGAATTAAAGCAATTTCCCAGAAAATATAATACACTAATCCGTCTGCGGCTAAAAAAGTACCAGCCATGGCTGTGCCCATTACTAAAATTAATGCATAGATTGATTTTTCGTTTTCAAATTTTGTGATAAAACCTGTTCCAATAATTAGAGGTAACAAACCTGTTGTTAATAAAAGCATGGCTAATGCCAATCCATCAACATGCAAGGCAAAAGTAACTTCAGGCATACTTAACCACGGCAAATTTACATTTAAGTTTTCACCTGCTAAAAAATTAGTTAAAGCTAAAATTGTCAAGGCAAAAGCACCTAGACTAAAAGCAATTGCTACTCTTGAAGCCCATTTGTTTCCTGAAAAGTAAGTGAAAATCGCACCTACTAGTAAAACTATTAATACAATACTTATATTCATTACTCTTTATTGACGATTTAAAAATAAATAAAACAAAAAACCACAAATTCCTAAAATAAAAGCGAACAAATACACGCCAATATTTCCATTTTGAATTCTTTTCCCTTGCAGCGATAAGCCATAAGCAATATTAGCTGTTCCAAATACTAGCTTAGAAACAAAACGCTCTACATATTTTTTGCAAAATGCAGATAAGGCATAAATTGGTTGTACAACAATAGCCATGTATAATTCATCTAAATAGAATTTATTTGCTAAAATTTTATGTAAACCTTGTGCTTTTTCATCTGCTTCAGGAACTTGTTTTTTATTGATGTACATACTATAAGCAATACCAATACCGATTAAAGCACCCGCTGTTGCGAGACCCATTAGCATATAGGCGGTGCCATTTAAATGATGTGCTTCATGTCCTTTAAATAATGGTGCTAAATAATGATTTAACCAATTACTTCCAGGTAAATTAATTACTCCGCCAATTGTTGCTAAAACCGCTAAAATTACTAATGGAATTGTAATTAAAGCTGGGCTTTCATGTAAATGATGTTTTTGTTCTTCCGTTCCTCTAAATTCACCAAAGAAAGTAAGAAATATCAATCTGAACATGTAAAAAGCAGTCATAATAGAAGCAACTGAGCCTAAGACCCATAAAATAGTATTATGATGGAAAGCGGTTAATAATATTTCATCTTTTGACCAAAATCCTGCAAATGGAAAAATTCCTGAAATAGCCAAAGTAGAAATCATCATGGTCCAAAATGTAATAGGCATACTTTTTTTAAGTCCGCCCATGTTTCGCATATCTTGTTCGCCATGTAAGGCATGAATCACAGAACCTGAACCTAAGAATAAACATGCTTTAAAGAAAGCGTGAGTTATAACGTGAAAAACAGCCACTTCATAAGCGCCTAAACCTAAGGCTAAAAACATTAACCCTAATTGTGATACGGTTGAATAAGCCAATACTTTTTTAATGTCATTTTGAACCAAACCAATGGCAGCAGCAACTATAGCTGTTATTGCACCAACGATAGCAATTACCGATTTTACATCTGGTGTGAGCTCAAATAAGAAATTCATTCTTGTAATCATGAATATACCAGCCGTTACCATCGTAGCTGCGTGAATCAATGCCGATACAGGTGTTGGTCCAGCCATTGCATCGGGTAACCAAGTGTAAAGTGGTAATTGTGCTGATTTTCCCGTAGCACCAATGAATAAACAAAGCGCGGCAACTGACAATAGAGCAGGAGTAATTACATTAGTACCTAAAGCGGCTTTGATTTCCATAAAATCTAATGTATTTAAATAGAAACCTAATACAAAAATTCCAATTAAGAAACCTAAGTCTCCTATACGGTTCATAATGAATGCTTTTTTAGCCGCATCATTATACTCTTGGTTTTTATACCAGAAACCGATGAGTAAATAAGAGCATAAACCTACACCTTCCCAGCCTATAAACATGATTAATAGGTTGCTTCCTGCTACCAATGTAATCATAAAGAAAATAAACAAGTTCAAATAAGAAAAGAACTTATGCATATTTTCATCATCATGCATATAGCTAATAGAATATAAGTGGATTAATGAACCTATTCCAGTAACAAATAATAACCATAAAACAGATAATTGGTCAAAAAGAAAATCAAAATTAACTTTAATTTTTCCTAATGTAAACCAATCTGCTAAATGAAATTTTGGAATTGTTTCACCAGCATTGATTTGAGAAAACAAACAAAGCGTACATAAAAATGATAGTACTACAGCTACTGTTCCAATACTTCCTGATAGGGTTTTACCTAGCATCTTTCCGAAGAAAACGTTGATTAAAAAACCAACTAAAGGCGCAAATAATAAAAGTAAAATAGTTGTCTCCATTAGCTGATTATCCTTTTAAATTTTTTAAATTATCAATGTCAATATTTCCAATATTTCTAAAAATAGAAACTAGAATTGCTAGTCCTACAGCTACTTCTGCTGCAGCAACTGCCATTGTAAAAAACACAAATACTTGACCACTTGGATCTTGATGGTAAACCGAAAAAGCAACAAGTAGTAAGTTTACTGCATTCAACATAATTTCAATAGACATGAACATAATAATGGCATTACGTCTATATAATAAACCAAAGGCTCCAATACAAAATAGCAGCGCAGCTAAAATGATGTAATTTTGAATACCTATTTCTTGTAATACATTCATAGTTATATTTTTTCTTCTTTTTTAGAAATTAATACTGCACCAATCATAGAGACTAGAAGTAACACAGAAGCAAATTCAAATGGAACTTGATATTCGTTTAGCAATACTTTTCCCAATACTTTGATGGACTGAAAATCTTCACCTGTAGTTGTATAATCTAGCATTTCTGGTTGTGCAGATTTTAGAGCAGCAATTAATACAACGCCAAGTACACAAGTCGAAATTAAAGCAGCAAATACAGTCCATTTAGGCTTAGAGGTTTCATCTTCTTTGTTTAAGTTCATTAACATTAGAGTAAATAGTAATAATACCATAATGGCACCTGCATATACAATAACATGAACAACAGCTAGAAATTGTGCATTAAATAACACATAGTGTCCTGCTAAGGTGAAGAAACATACCACTAAATAAATAGCGCTATGAATGGCATTTTTACTGTAAACAGTTAAAAAAGCTGTTCCTAGTGTTATTGCCGATAATATATAGAAAACAATCTCTAACATAATTAATTAATAGTATTTGTTACTGTATTTTGAATAGCCATTTCTAGAGGCATGACTAATTTATCTTTGCCATAAATGAAATCTTCTCTGTCATAATCTGCTTTTACAATTTTCTTTGATTTGGTTAAATAGATAGCTTCTTTTGGGCAAGCCTCTTCACATAAACCGCAAAAAATACAACGCAACATGTTGATTTCATAAATTTCAGCATATTTTTCTTCTCTGTACAAGTGTTTTTCTTCAGGTTTGCGTTCTGCAGCCTTCATAGTTATAGCTTCTGCAGGGCAAGATAAAGCGCATAAACCACACGCAGTACATCTTTCTTTGCCTTCATCATCGCGCATGAGCATATGTTGTCCTCTGTAAACCGGACTAAAAGCACGAACTTCTTCTGGATATTTTATGGTTACTTTTCTTCTAAATAAATGTTTAATTGTGGTTAACAATCCTTTGATAATTGCCCACAAATACATTTTTTCAATAAAAGTCATTTCTTTGTTAGAAACTACTTTTTTTCTTCCCGATAATGATAGTTGTTCTACTGACATAATCCTTTATATTATTTAAATACAACCATTACAATTCCAGTAACAATAATGTTAATTACAGCTAATGGTATTAATATTTTCCATCCTAAATGCATCAATTGGTCATATCTAAATCTTGGAATCGTCCATCTTACCCACATGTAAAAGAAGATGAAGAAACAAAGTTTAGCAAATAGAGATAAAAAGCCTAATAAAGCAGCAATGTTTACGCCCCAATTTTCTGATACCCAATTCATACCCGGGAAATGATAACCACCCAAAAACACTATAGCTAAAATAGTTGATGAAATAAACATATTAGCATATTCTGCAAATAAATAGAATCCCATTTTCATAGATGAATATTCGGTATGGTAGCCCCCAATTAATTCTGATTCACATTCTGCTAAATCAAAAGGAGTTCGGTTTGTTTCTGCAAATGAACAGACTAAGAAAATGATAAATGCTACAGGTTGATATAAAATATTCCAACCATTTTGGGCTTGGTATTCTGTAACTTCTTTAAGGGATAAAGAACCTGTCATCATCAATATGGCAATCATAGCTAATCCCATGGCTACCTCATAAGAAATCATTTGAGATGACGCTCTAACTGCTGACATTAAGGAGTATTTGTTATTTGAAGCCCAAGCTCCAATCATGATGCCATACACACCTATTGATAGTACGCCAAAAATATATAAGATAGATACATCAATATCAGTTGCTTGTAAAAGAACGGTTCTGCCAAATACTTCGATTTTATCTCCCCATGGAATAACTGCACTTGTAATTAAAGCCGTACTCATCGCAATTCCTGGGCCTAAGATGAATAAAAAGCGGTTAGGTGTATTTGGAAAAAATTCTTCTTTTGAAAATAATTTAGCTCCATCAGCAAGCGGTTGTAATAAACCACCCCAGCCTGCTCTGTTTGGTCCAACTCTGTCTTGTAAAAACGCAGCTACCTTTCGTTCTGCCCACGTTGAATACATCGCCATTAACATTGTTAAAGCAAAAACAGTAACTATGATTACACTTTTTTCAATAATAAATGCGCTTTCCATTAGTTATCTTCTTTTTTAAGTGGAACTCCAGCCATACTAATTTTTTTTCGGTCTTCTTCTCGACCAAACAAAATGTGACTTTCTGTATTAATTTCTACTTTGTCTAGTTCTCTAGTGTAGTTATTTTGATTGATTACAGAATCTTTTTCAAATTTTCTTGGTCCTTCAATTACCCAATCAGATACCTCTTTTTTGTCAAAACGACAGGTGTTGCAAATAAATTCTTCTACTTCACCATATTCATCTTTTCGACCAGTAACACGTTGAATTTCGTTTCCAAACATCCAAACCGTAGTTTTACCACAACATTTGTCGCAATCTCTATGTGCATTGTAAGGTTTATTAAACCAAACTCTTGATTTAAAACGGAATGTTTTGTCGGTTAAAGCTCCTACAGGGCAAACATCAATCATATTACCCGAAAATTCATTGTCAATAGCCGCTGAAACACAGGTAGAAATTTGAGCATGATCGCCTCTATTTAATACGCCATGTACACGTCCATCTGTAAGTTGGTCTGCAACCTGAACACAACGTTGGCATAAAATACAACGATTCATGTGGAGTTGAATTTTATCGCCTATATTTTCAGGTTCAAACGTTCTTTTTTCTTCAATGAAACGTGTTTGGGCTTTACCATGTTCAAAACTCAAGTCTTGTAGATTACACTCACCTGCTTGGTCACAAACAGGACAATCTAAAGGGTGATTGATTAACAAAAATTCAGTTACTGCTTTTCTAGCTTCGGTTACTCTTTCCGATTTTTTACTATTAACTTCCATACCATCCATACAGCCTGTAACACAAGAGGCCACAAGTTTTGGCATAGGTCTAGGGTCTGCTTCGCTACCTTTGCTTACTTCTACAAGACAGCAACGACATTTTCCACCACTTCCTTTTAATTTTGAATAATAACACATGGCTGGTGGCACTAAATCACCACCAATCATACGAGCAGCTTGCAGGATGGTTGTTCCTGGTTCTACTTCTACGCTTTGTCCGTCTATGGTTACTTTCATTTGTTTATACAGTTTGATTACTTACTAGGTGACGAACTTTTTCAAATGGTTCATGCACAAAGTGATCTCTATTTTTTATTTTTTCTGGGAATCGTATGTGGTATTCAAATTCTTCTCTAAAATGGCGAATTGCTGCAGCAACTGGCCAAGATGCAGCATCTCCTAGAGGACAAATAGTGTTGCCTTCAATTTTACTTTGAATACTTAATAATAATTCGATATCTTCTTCACGACCGTGACCATTTTCGATACGATGTAATACTTTTTCTAACCAGCCAGTTCCTTCACGACATGGGGTACATTGGCCACAACTTTCATGGTGGTAAAATCTTGAGAAATTCCAAGTGTTTCTTACAATACAAGTGGTATCATTATAAACGATAAATCCTCCAGAACCTAGCATTGAACCTGTAGCAAAACCGCCATCAGATAACGATTCATAAGTCATTAATCGATCTGTTCCTGCAGCAGTTTTATAAATTAAATGAGCAGGTAAAATAGGTACTGATGAACCTCCAGGAACTAAAGCTTTTAAAGGTCTATCATCAATCATACCGCCACAATACTCGTCTGAATTGATGAATTCTTCAACAGAAACACCTAATTCAATTTCATACACACCAGGATTTTTAATATGCCCTGAAGCAGAAATTAATTTGGTACCTGTTGAACGCTCAATACCAATTTTAGCATATTCAGCACCAGAATTTAATACAATCCATGGCACTGCTGCAATGGATTCTACATTATTAACTACTGTAGGGTTAGCCCACAAACCACTGATTGCTGGGAATGGAGGTTTTATACGAGGATTTCCTCTTTTTCCCTCTAATGATTCAATTAAAGCTGTTTCTTCACCACATATGTAGGCACCAGCACCACAGTGTACGTGAAGATCTAAATCATAACCCGAGCCCTGAATATTTTTTCCTAACCATCCAGCAGCATATGCTTCTTTTATTGCTCGTTCTAGGGTTTTAAAAACCCACATATATTCTCCTCTAATATAGATATAGGACAAGTTTGCACCCAAAGCATAACTAGCAGTTATCATTCCTTCAATTAAAAGGTGAGGAATGTATTCCATTAAATAACGATCTTTGAACGTGCCTGGTTCAGACTCATCTGCATTACAAACTAAATGTCTTGGTTTACCAGATTTTTTATCGATAAAACTCCATTTCATTCCTACAGGAAATCCTGCTCCACCTCGACCTCTTAGACCTGAAGTTTTTACTTCTTCAGTAACTTCATCAGGAGTCATTTTAAATGCTTTTTCCACTGAAGTGTATCCTCCGTTTTGACGGTAAACTTCATAGGTTTTGATACCCGGAATAGTTATTTTTTCTAATAATATTTTTCTCCCCATGGTATTATTTATCGTGTAAGGTTATTTTACCAGCTTTACAATCTTCAATCAATTGGTCGAATTTTTCTTTAGATAATTTTTCGTGATAGAAATCACCTAATTGTAACATAGGTGCATATCCACA containing:
- a CDS encoding NADH-quinone oxidoreductase subunit J family protein — its product is MLEIVFYILSAITLGTAFLTVYSKNAIHSAIYLVVCFFTLAGHYVLFNAQFLAVVHVIVYAGAIMVLLLFTLMLMNLNKEDETSKPKWTVFAALISTCVLGVVLIAALKSAQPEMLDYTTTGEDFQSIKVLGKVLLNEYQVPFEFASVLLLVSMIGAVLISKKEEKI
- the nuoF gene encoding NADH-quinone oxidoreductase subunit NuoF produces the protein MGRKILLEKITIPGIKTYEVYRQNGGYTSVEKAFKMTPDEVTEEVKTSGLRGRGGAGFPVGMKWSFIDKKSGKPRHLVCNADESEPGTFKDRYLMEYIPHLLIEGMITASYALGANLSYIYIRGEYMWVFKTLERAIKEAYAAGWLGKNIQGSGYDLDLHVHCGAGAYICGEETALIESLEGKRGNPRIKPPFPAISGLWANPTVVNNVESIAAVPWIVLNSGAEYAKIGIERSTGTKLISASGHIKNPGVYEIELGVSVEEFINSDEYCGGMIDDRPLKALVPGGSSVPILPAHLIYKTAAGTDRLMTYESLSDGGFATGSMLGSGGFIVYNDTTCIVRNTWNFSRFYHHESCGQCTPCREGTGWLEKVLHRIENGHGREEDIELLLSIQSKIEGNTICPLGDAASWPVAAAIRHFREEFEYHIRFPEKIKNRDHFVHEPFEKVRHLVSNQTV
- the nuoK gene encoding NADH-quinone oxidoreductase subunit NuoK; translation: MNVLQEIGIQNYIILAALLFCIGAFGLLYRRNAIIMFMSIEIMLNAVNLLLVAFSVYHQDPSGQVFVFFTMAVAAAEVAVGLAILVSIFRNIGNIDIDNLKNLKG
- a CDS encoding beta-ketoacyl synthase N-terminal-like domain-containing protein, which encodes MLKQPVYIHSLASISALGSSKEEVWKNYLHPKALFSTLEANEKDYLVSKLSIEDNAYLTKIALESKYKHIDKTVLLGLAVARKAISQIEIGMPDLGVNFSSSRGATSLFEQYFEEFYTTKKVTTYTSPATTLGNISSWIAHDLQTRGPELSHSITCSSGLHSILNAIAWLQAGLVHSFLVGASEAPLTPFTLAQLEALKVYTQEKNDLPCRALDFEKTKNSMVLGEGAVAIVLSLKDSTYLAKIVGMGYATEVLSSATSISSEAECFQKSMKMAIGNLPLESIDAIIMHAPGTILGDQSEREAIVKVFGQQQPLLTSNKWKVGHTFATSGLLSIELAILMLEKQQFISSPFYPQQISKPLKRILVNAVGFGGNAVSILIEK
- a CDS encoding NuoI/complex I 23 kDa subunit family protein; translated protein: MSVEQLSLSGRKKVVSNKEMTFIEKMYLWAIIKGLLTTIKHLFRRKVTIKYPEEVRAFSPVYRGQHMLMRDDEGKERCTACGLCALSCPAEAITMKAAERKPEEKHLYREEKYAEIYEINMLRCIFCGLCEEACPKEAIYLTKSKKIVKADYDREDFIYGKDKLVMPLEMAIQNTVTNTIN
- a CDS encoding NADH-quinone oxidoreductase subunit N → MSTLIAIVGIGILCLLLEIINLRKVIIPITIVSLMALFGLTITHNLPQIQGYESMIVMDSYANVFSSLFILLTALLVLLSAPSYAKSSKVSDFISIKVFMLSGAVAMVSFNNISMFFLGIEVLSIGLYVLAGSDRLNIKSNEAGMKYFLMGSFASGILLFGIAMLYGATGAFDVPTLREASISATTEYWFYIGVILLTIGMLFKVAATPMHFWAPDVYEGSPTQVTALMSTLAKVTAMASFFKLVGILNTYMYDEYKEVIVVVTIATMFFGNVMALRQKKLKRILAYSGISHTGFMLMTLLNIEHAQNNLLFYTLSYAIAGLAAFSVVLFVTKKEDNCKIENFNGLAKRSPLMAFIMTIATLSMAGIPILAGFFGKLFILGQIIQDGYLALAIFAIINSMIAVFYYFKVIIAMYMKEESEDNELANHSEYYIVGIVATVLLVLIGLFPDYVLNLV
- a CDS encoding complex I subunit 4 family protein, translated to MNISIVLIVLLVGAIFTYFSGNKWASRVAIAFSLGAFALTILALTNFLAGENLNVNLPWLSMPEVTFALHVDGLALAMLLLTTGLLPLIIGTGFITKFENEKSIYALILVMGTAMAGTFLAADGLVYYIFWEIALIPIYFIALRWGNGEIEERRKAILKFFIYTFAGSLFMLIAFIYMYSKCASFAIDKLYALSLTGTEKTYIFLAFFLAYAIKIPIIPFHTWQANTYSKAPAIGTMLLSGIMLKMGLYSILRWQLPLSDGAAKAHVPIIVSICIAGIIYGAILTLKQKNSKKFLAYSSLSHVGLIAAGLYSLTYEGFQGAVLQMLSHGLIIVALFYCIEIIYNRYQTYSINEMGGIRTQATKFASLFLIVVLASVALPTTFNFIGEFNLLYSLFKVNVWYAVVAGTTIILGAFYMLRMFQKSMLGESTKAFKEITFSESLVLLIIVGTTIFFGLFPQPIIDLIKPSLLNILNQIN
- a CDS encoding 2Fe-2S iron-sulfur cluster-binding protein; its protein translation is MKVTIDGQSVEVEPGTTILQAARMIGGDLVPPAMCYYSKLKGSGGKCRCCLVEVSKGSEADPRPMPKLVASCVTGCMDGMEVNSKKSERVTEARKAVTEFLLINHPLDCPVCDQAGECNLQDLSFEHGKAQTRFIEEKRTFEPENIGDKIQLHMNRCILCQRCVQVADQLTDGRVHGVLNRGDHAQISTCVSAAIDNEFSGNMIDVCPVGALTDKTFRFKSRVWFNKPYNAHRDCDKCCGKTTVWMFGNEIQRVTGRKDEYGEVEEFICNTCRFDKKEVSDWVIEGPRKFEKDSVINQNNYTRELDKVEINTESHILFGREEDRKKISMAGVPLKKEDN
- the nuoH gene encoding NADH-quinone oxidoreductase subunit NuoH, with product MESAFIIEKSVIIVTVFALTMLMAMYSTWAERKVAAFLQDRVGPNRAGWGGLLQPLADGAKLFSKEEFFPNTPNRFLFILGPGIAMSTALITSAVIPWGDKIEVFGRTVLLQATDIDVSILYIFGVLSIGVYGIMIGAWASNNKYSLMSAVRASSQMISYEVAMGLAMIAILMMTGSLSLKEVTEYQAQNGWNILYQPVAFIIFLVCSFAETNRTPFDLAECESELIGGYHTEYSSMKMGFYLFAEYANMFISSTILAIVFLGGYHFPGMNWVSENWGVNIAALLGFLSLFAKLCFFIFFYMWVRWTIPRFRYDQLMHLGWKILIPLAVINIIVTGIVMVVFK
- the nuoL gene encoding NADH-quinone oxidoreductase subunit L yields the protein METTILLLLFAPLVGFLINVFFGKMLGKTLSGSIGTVAVVLSFLCTLCLFSQINAGETIPKFHLADWFTLGKIKVNFDFLFDQLSVLWLLFVTGIGSLIHLYSISYMHDDENMHKFFSYLNLFIFFMITLVAGSNLLIMFIGWEGVGLCSYLLIGFWYKNQEYNDAAKKAFIMNRIGDLGFLIGIFVLGFYLNTLDFMEIKAALGTNVITPALLSVAALCLFIGATGKSAQLPLYTWLPDAMAGPTPVSALIHAATMVTAGIFMITRMNFLFELTPDVKSVIAIVGAITAIVAAAIGLVQNDIKKVLAYSTVSQLGLMFLALGLGAYEVAVFHVITHAFFKACLFLGSGSVIHALHGEQDMRNMGGLKKSMPITFWTMMISTLAISGIFPFAGFWSKDEILLTAFHHNTILWVLGSVASIMTAFYMFRLIFLTFFGEFRGTEEQKHHLHESPALITIPLVILAVLATIGGVINLPGSNWLNHYLAPLFKGHEAHHLNGTAYMLMGLATAGALIGIGIAYSMYINKKQVPEADEKAQGLHKILANKFYLDELYMAIVVQPIYALSAFCKKYVERFVSKLVFGTANIAYGLSLQGKRIQNGNIGVYLFAFILGICGFLFYLFLNRQ